Within Trichoderma atroviride chromosome 2, complete sequence, the genomic segment GACAGCCTCCTCGCGAGAGAGCTTCTTGGCCGACTCCTCGTCAGGGACGTAGCGTCTCATGATGGGCTGGGCCAGCATGGCGCCGAAGCCCGTGGCGAGGGAAGGGGCGGAGTAGGTGCTGCCGAGGaggtcggcggcggcgaggaagGGCTCGCCGTTGTCGTCGAGGCCGCCGACGAGGAGGTGGTTCCAGAGGGGGTCGAACTTGGAGCGGCGGTTGTAGAGGAGCTTGGAGAGGTATCGGTGGAGGTTGGCGGCGTTGAGGCGCGGCTTGTCGGGGGACTCGTAGGCCTCGGAGAGGGACAGCTCGGTGAGGTGGCGGTCGAGGTACTGCATGTCGGAGATGTCGCCGCTGAAGCCGAGGATGGATGAGCCGGCGAAGGGGCGGAGACGCTTGACGTCGGTGAAGCGGGCGAGGGAGCCGTATGAAGCTGTGGTGGTGGAAGATGGGGTTAGTCAATGGTTTTCCTGTCCCTATATTGGGAGGACAAGCTGAGGCAGGCTTGATGTAGATTGGGCAGTGGCACTAACCCAGGTTAtcggcggcgatgacgacgccgtCCTTGAACTTGATTCCTATTACTGAGGTACCGGTGACGATGGGCTGCTGGGTGTTTTGCTTGGGCCCGTTCTCCTGCATGTAGGAGTGGTCGTAGGCGC encodes:
- a CDS encoding uncharacterized protein (BUSCO:EOG092D3MIU~MEROPS:MER0001711), giving the protein MDHRPQAWGRPRDDVYGAYDHSYMQENGPKQNTQQPIVTGTSVIGIKFKDGVVIAADNLASYGSLARFTDVKRLRPFAGSSILGFSGDISDMQYLDRHLTELSLSEAYESPDKPRLNAANLHRYLSKLLYNRRSKFDPLWNHLLVGGLDDNGEPFLAAADLLGSTYSAPSLATGFGAMLAQPIMRRYVPDEESAKKLSREEAVDIVKEAMKVLFYRDARSMSTYSLAVVTKDGVELKEDEKLENQSWAFADRIKGYGTQTV